In Hallerella succinigenes, the following are encoded in one genomic region:
- a CDS encoding sugar transferase: MLRGNKLELLLHLIGDYLAVMICFVIAFWVQFHSGWILDKFDPSKMISEYTRASFFLGAGWVFLFAVTGLYRSWLLLSRTLQVLHVARAVILGIVAILLGLFGSEFIGRLVAGQPLLGDYVYGSRFKWILLYGAGVFFLVASVRMTIAGFLRALLRKGYGANNLLVLGATEAGKKIALAFAKSPERGQKVVGFLDEHYQVMDHEFNGFPVLGKYSDLANLVKKYKVSGIVISHDSSSLQEITRVLTWVCDLPLHIYVIPGLYNVISGHYKTNLVHGFDLQELFAFNMPRWEVRVKRLMDVVVAAILLLCTFPISLLAALAIKLDSKGPIFYSQERVGLYGKRFMVHKFRTMRTDAEKNGAQWATKNDPRITRVGHFLRKTRIDELPQLLCVLRGDMSMVGPRPERAVFIEKLREQIPFYIGRLKMKPGLTGWAQVRHHYDTSLEDVQKKLEYDMYYYENMSLLLDFQILFRTIYVVLTGKGAQ, translated from the coding sequence ATGCTACGAGGAAATAAGCTCGAACTCCTCTTGCATTTGATCGGCGACTATTTGGCGGTGATGATTTGTTTTGTCATCGCCTTCTGGGTCCAATTCCATAGCGGTTGGATCTTGGATAAGTTCGATCCGTCCAAAATGATTTCGGAATATACCCGCGCAAGCTTTTTCCTGGGTGCGGGCTGGGTCTTTTTGTTTGCCGTGACGGGACTTTACCGTTCATGGCTTCTGCTCTCTCGAACACTCCAGGTTCTGCATGTGGCGCGTGCGGTTATTCTTGGGATTGTGGCGATTCTCCTTGGCCTTTTCGGCTCTGAATTTATCGGGCGTTTGGTCGCAGGTCAGCCGCTTCTCGGGGATTACGTTTACGGCTCGCGCTTCAAGTGGATTCTCCTTTACGGCGCTGGGGTCTTTTTCCTTGTCGCTTCTGTTCGTATGACGATTGCTGGATTTTTGCGCGCTCTGCTTCGCAAGGGCTATGGGGCAAACAACTTGCTCGTGCTCGGTGCGACGGAAGCGGGTAAAAAGATCGCTTTGGCTTTTGCCAAGTCTCCGGAACGTGGGCAGAAGGTCGTCGGATTTTTGGACGAACATTATCAGGTCATGGATCATGAATTCAATGGTTTCCCGGTTCTTGGAAAGTATTCCGACTTGGCGAACTTGGTGAAGAAGTACAAAGTCTCGGGCATCGTGATTTCGCACGACAGCTCCTCCTTGCAAGAAATCACCCGCGTACTCACTTGGGTTTGTGACCTGCCACTTCACATTTATGTGATTCCAGGACTTTACAACGTCATCAGCGGACATTACAAGACGAACCTCGTGCACGGCTTTGATCTGCAGGAACTTTTTGCGTTTAACATGCCGCGTTGGGAAGTCCGCGTGAAGCGCTTGATGGATGTGGTTGTCGCTGCAATCCTTTTGCTTTGCACGTTTCCGATTTCCTTGCTTGCTGCTCTTGCGATTAAGCTCGATTCAAAGGGCCCGATCTTTTATTCTCAAGAACGTGTGGGCCTTTATGGCAAACGTTTTATGGTGCATAAGTTCCGCACGATGCGGACGGATGCGGAAAAGAACGGTGCGCAGTGGGCGACGAAGAACGACCCGCGTATTACGCGTGTGGGGCACTTCCTTCGTAAGACCCGTATCGATGAACTGCCGCAGCTTTTGTGCGTGTTGCGTGGCGACATGAGCATGGTCGGTCCGCGTCCGGAACGTGCCGTGTTCATTGAAAAGTTGCGCGAACAGATTCCGTTCTACATTGGACGTTTGAAAATGAAACCGGGACTTACCGGTTGGGCTCAGGTGCGTCATCATTACGACACGAGCCTCGAAGATGTGCAGAAGAAACTCGAATACGACATGTACTACTATGAAAACATGTCTCTGCTTCTCGATTTCCAAATTTTATTCAGAACGATTTACGTGGTACTCACGGGGAAGGGGGCACAGTAG
- the nadC gene encoding carboxylating nicotinate-nucleotide diphosphorylase, whose protein sequence is MYGDNSKPVFPVEDALTMIRLALAEDVRTGDVTSAWTIPADQKQHARLIAKEDGVLAGLPIIELVFKELKAKAKVTLHKQDGDVVKKGDLIAELDGTTHELLTGERTLLNFIQQLSGVATVAHTFQEALKGGKTKVLDTRKTVPGFRTLQKYAVRVGGGSNHRMGLFDMVLVKDNHIAAAGGVLEALAVVKKHNTQNLMVEMEVENFDQLRALLNKGVDVIMLDNMSNETMAEALRIIKESGDKCLVEGSGNMTLERAKEIATLGLDFISVGALTHSVKALDISMRI, encoded by the coding sequence ATGTACGGTGATAATTCGAAACCTGTATTTCCGGTAGAAGACGCTTTGACCATGATTCGCCTCGCTCTCGCAGAAGATGTGCGCACGGGCGATGTAACGAGTGCATGGACAATTCCGGCGGATCAAAAGCAGCATGCGCGTTTGATTGCAAAAGAAGACGGTGTGTTGGCGGGTCTTCCGATTATTGAACTCGTGTTCAAAGAACTCAAGGCGAAAGCCAAGGTGACGCTCCACAAGCAAGATGGCGACGTGGTGAAGAAGGGCGATTTGATCGCTGAACTCGACGGCACGACTCATGAACTTTTGACCGGTGAACGCACCCTTTTGAACTTTATTCAGCAGCTTTCGGGCGTTGCCACGGTGGCGCATACCTTCCAGGAAGCTTTGAAGGGTGGAAAGACCAAGGTCCTCGATACCCGCAAGACCGTTCCGGGATTCCGTACTTTGCAGAAGTATGCCGTGCGCGTCGGCGGCGGTTCGAACCATCGTATGGGTCTTTTTGACATGGTCCTTGTCAAGGACAATCATATTGCCGCAGCCGGTGGCGTTCTCGAAGCCCTCGCCGTTGTCAAAAAGCACAATACCCAGAACCTGATGGTCGAAATGGAAGTGGAAAATTTCGACCAGCTCCGTGCACTTTTGAACAAGGGCGTGGACGTCATCATGCTCGACAACATGAGCAACGAAACGATGGCAGAAGCTTTAAGGATTATCAAGGAAAGCGGAGACAAGTGCCTTGTGGAAGGTTCGGGCAATATGACGCTTGAACGTGCGAAGGAAATTGCGACGCTTGGACTCGACTTCATTTCGGTAGGCGCTTTGACGCATAGCGTAAAGGCTCTCGATATTTCCATGAGAATTTAA
- a CDS encoding type III pantothenate kinase, translated as MKNAKKKPSIRKKAPYTFVVDVGNTHTVLGIYKGEKIEDHWRLTTRKETTSDEVLNRVGGLIRFSKIKLEEISFVGLSTVVPVLERPWVKALQKLLKKPVQVVNSNNCLDCPIAYLNPASLGADRLCNIISLRDRGYTDAIVIDMGTATTFDVMKDGGFEGGLIIPGISASMDVLTEKAARLKPVSIEWADRIVANNTDDAIRAGLLYGFIAELESLVQKIKNELGKKNVPVFATGGWGRMVLGHSDVIDTYDPYLTVNGVRLVAMYGNKAVEIDRDGDEE; from the coding sequence ATGAAGAACGCGAAGAAGAAGCCTTCGATCCGTAAAAAAGCACCTTATACCTTTGTCGTGGACGTGGGCAATACGCATACCGTCCTCGGTATTTACAAAGGCGAAAAAATTGAAGACCATTGGCGCCTGACGACTCGCAAGGAAACGACGAGCGATGAAGTTTTGAACCGTGTTGGCGGCCTGATTCGCTTTTCCAAAATCAAGCTGGAAGAAATCTCCTTTGTGGGACTTTCGACAGTGGTGCCGGTTTTGGAACGCCCTTGGGTAAAGGCCCTTCAAAAGCTTTTGAAGAAACCTGTCCAGGTGGTGAATTCGAACAACTGCCTTGATTGCCCGATTGCGTATTTGAATCCGGCTTCCTTGGGCGCGGATCGTCTTTGCAACATTATTTCGCTGCGTGATCGCGGCTATACCGATGCGATTGTCATCGATATGGGGACGGCGACGACATTTGACGTGATGAAGGATGGCGGTTTTGAAGGAGGCTTGATCATTCCGGGCATCAGCGCTAGCATGGATGTTTTGACGGAAAAGGCGGCTCGTTTGAAGCCGGTGAGTATTGAATGGGCTGATCGCATAGTGGCGAACAATACCGACGATGCGATTCGTGCGGGTCTTCTTTACGGCTTTATTGCGGAACTCGAATCCTTGGTGCAAAAAATCAAGAATGAACTCGGTAAAAAGAACGTTCCTGTTTTTGCCACGGGAGGCTGGGGCCGTATGGTTCTCGGTCACAGCGATGTGATTGATACGTATGATCCGTATTTGACAGTCAATGGGGTGCGCCTCGTTGCGATGTATGGAAATAAGGCCGTCGAAATCGATCGTGACGGCGATGAAGAGTAG
- a CDS encoding UDP-glucuronic acid decarboxylase family protein: MRCLVTGGAGFLGSHLCERLLDDGHEVICLDNYFTGRMSNVDHLRDNRRFELIRHDVTEPILLEVDRIFNLACPASPIHYQYNPVKTIKTSVMGAINMLGMAKRVHARILQASTSEVYGDPDVHPQTEDYWGNVNPIGIRSCYDEGKRVAETLFMDYHRQNRVDIRIVRIFNTYGPRMLANDGRVVSNFIVQALKGEDITIYGSGEQTRSFCYVSDLIEAIVRMMDQNDAIGPVNIGNPHEFTMLELAQKVIDLTGSKSKIVYLSLPGDDPKKRKPDISRAKKVLSNWEPVVQLEEGLRKTISYFEWTLK, from the coding sequence ATGCGTTGTTTAGTGACCGGCGGTGCTGGATTTTTAGGTTCGCATCTTTGTGAACGTTTGTTGGATGATGGTCATGAAGTGATCTGTCTCGACAATTACTTTACAGGCAGAATGAGCAATGTGGACCACTTGCGTGACAATCGCCGATTTGAACTTATTCGTCACGATGTGACCGAACCGATTCTGTTGGAAGTTGACCGCATTTTTAATTTGGCTTGCCCGGCAAGCCCGATCCATTACCAGTATAATCCGGTCAAGACGATTAAAACAAGCGTGATGGGCGCCATCAACATGCTCGGTATGGCAAAGCGCGTCCACGCTCGAATTCTCCAGGCTTCGACAAGTGAAGTCTACGGCGACCCGGATGTGCATCCGCAGACCGAAGATTACTGGGGAAATGTGAACCCCATCGGTATCCGCAGCTGCTATGATGAAGGCAAGCGCGTCGCAGAAACGCTCTTCATGGATTATCATCGTCAGAACCGTGTGGACATTCGCATCGTGCGAATCTTCAACACGTACGGTCCGCGCATGCTCGCCAATGACGGTCGCGTCGTCAGCAACTTTATCGTGCAGGCTTTGAAGGGTGAAGACATTACCATTTACGGTTCGGGCGAACAGACCCGCAGCTTCTGTTACGTTTCGGATCTGATCGAAGCGATCGTTCGAATGATGGATCAGAACGATGCGATTGGACCTGTGAATATTGGAAACCCGCATGAATTTACGATGCTCGAACTTGCCCAGAAGGTGATTGACCTGACGGGAAGCAAAAGCAAGATTGTTTACCTGAGCCTTCCAGGAGATGATCCGAAGAAGCGTAAACCGGATATTTCTCGTGCAAAGAAAGTGCTTTCGAATTGGGAACCGGTCGTGCAGCTGGAGGAAGGCTTAAGAAAGACGATTTCCTATTTCGAATGGACTTTGAAATAG
- the floA gene encoding flotillin-like protein FloA (flotillin-like protein involved in membrane lipid rafts) — MSMIAAIALFIAAIVALVLLAFVANFFSLWLQALFSRASVSMFQLIGMRLRKVPPKVIVESRILSCKAGMPVDTNLLEAHYMSGGDVIRVVQALIAANKANIKLDFKQAAAIDLAGRNVLEAVQMSVNPKVIETPRVSAVALDGIQLHAVTRITVRASIQKLVGGAGEETVVARVGEGIVSSIGGAASHKDVLENPNMISRKVLESGLDAGTAFEILSIDIADVDVGQNIGARLETDRAEADKKIAQAKAEERRAMAYAAEQEMKAKVMEMRAKLVESEAQVPMAMSDALRNGRLGVMDYYNMKNIQADTQMRSQLGGVDAQPNQPNA; from the coding sequence ATGAGTATGATTGCCGCTATTGCGCTGTTCATTGCCGCAATTGTCGCTTTGGTCCTGTTGGCTTTCGTTGCCAATTTCTTTAGTCTTTGGCTCCAGGCTTTGTTCTCTAGGGCAAGCGTGAGCATGTTCCAGTTGATAGGAATGCGCTTACGCAAGGTTCCGCCAAAGGTAATTGTGGAATCTCGCATTTTAAGCTGCAAGGCAGGCATGCCGGTCGATACGAACCTCCTCGAAGCTCATTATATGTCGGGTGGTGACGTAATCCGCGTGGTTCAGGCTTTGATCGCGGCGAACAAGGCGAACATCAAGCTCGACTTTAAGCAGGCTGCGGCGATTGACCTTGCCGGTCGTAACGTTCTGGAAGCGGTTCAGATGTCGGTGAACCCGAAGGTGATTGAAACGCCGCGTGTGAGCGCTGTGGCTTTGGACGGTATTCAGCTGCATGCGGTGACCCGTATTACAGTGCGCGCAAGCATTCAGAAGCTCGTCGGCGGTGCTGGCGAAGAAACGGTTGTGGCTCGTGTAGGTGAAGGCATAGTGTCTTCGATCGGCGGTGCCGCAAGTCATAAGGATGTGCTTGAAAATCCGAACATGATTTCTCGTAAGGTTTTGGAATCGGGTCTGGATGCAGGAACCGCTTTTGAAATTCTATCGATCGATATTGCAGATGTGGATGTCGGTCAGAACATCGGTGCACGCCTTGAAACGGACCGTGCTGAAGCCGATAAGAAGATTGCCCAGGCGAAGGCAGAAGAACGTCGTGCCATGGCTTACGCTGCCGAACAGGAAATGAAGGCGAAGGTCATGGAAATGCGTGCGAAGCTCGTCGAAAGCGAAGCCCAGGTTCCGATGGCCATGTCGGACGCTCTTCGCAATGGACGCCTTGGCGTGATGGACTATTACAACATGAAGAACATCCAGGCCGATACGCAAATGCGTTCCCAGCTCGGCGGTGTTGATGCCCAGCCGAATCAGCCGAATGCCTAA
- a CDS encoding PspC domain-containing protein: MKKLTLSESNKKIVGVCGGIAEYFGIDATIVRIGWILATLISFGTALLAYLICWAVMPNDPE; encoded by the coding sequence ATGAAGAAACTGACTCTTTCCGAAAGCAATAAAAAAATCGTCGGCGTATGCGGCGGTATTGCAGAATACTTCGGCATAGACGCGACGATTGTTCGAATCGGTTGGATTTTAGCAACGCTCATTTCGTTTGGAACGGCATTGCTCGCTTACTTGATTTGCTGGGCGGTTATGCCCAACGATCCAGAGTAA